One window from the genome of bacterium encodes:
- a CDS encoding amidase, which produces MSVRHTALPSLADTARGLARREISPVELVHTALRAADRLNPVLNAYITVVREAALDAARAAERDIEAGRYRGPLHGIPVSVKDIYWTRGVRTTAGSRILTDFVPAENSAVVDRLAAAGAILVAKANTMEFAYASVHPDFGPPKNPWDTTRATGGSSSGSAAAVAAGLDFGSFGSDTGGSTRIPAAFCGLTGLKPTYGLVSRFGLVPLSWTLDHPGVLGRSAADVALLLQGVAGRDPRDESTSAAPPVDAPAPLGERLDGVTVAVLTNLMDADAAPEIRTAVRQSVDVLAGAGARIREIAVPELAGEALEAHMRILLPEASYCHRDWLATRAADYTDAVRTRLEAGTRTTAVAYVAALRMRERLRARIRALQQEIDLFVLPTTPMPAPPLGGSASAPPDVEELKARMRRTAPFNLLGTPALSVPCGFSSEGLPIALQIVGRDFEDGLVLRAGHAFQTRTDWHLRRPPASAGA; this is translated from the coding sequence ATGTCGGTGCGGCACACGGCGCTACCGAGTCTGGCGGACACCGCCCGCGGCCTCGCCCGCCGCGAAATTTCTCCGGTCGAGCTGGTCCACACCGCGCTGCGGGCCGCGGACCGGCTCAACCCGGTGCTCAACGCCTACATTACGGTCGTACGGGAGGCCGCGCTGGACGCGGCGCGCGCCGCGGAGCGCGACATCGAAGCCGGCCGCTACCGGGGACCCCTGCACGGCATTCCGGTGTCGGTCAAGGACATCTACTGGACGCGCGGCGTTCGCACCACCGCGGGGTCGCGGATCCTGACCGACTTCGTCCCGGCGGAGAACTCGGCCGTGGTGGACCGGCTGGCCGCCGCGGGAGCGATCCTGGTCGCGAAGGCGAACACGATGGAGTTCGCGTACGCCTCCGTGCATCCCGACTTCGGTCCGCCGAAAAACCCGTGGGACACCACCCGCGCGACCGGCGGCTCGAGCAGCGGGTCCGCGGCCGCCGTCGCCGCGGGGCTCGACTTCGGCTCCTTCGGCAGCGATACCGGCGGATCGACCCGAATCCCGGCGGCGTTCTGCGGCCTCACCGGACTCAAGCCGACGTACGGGCTCGTCTCACGCTTTGGTCTCGTCCCCCTGTCGTGGACGCTGGACCATCCCGGAGTCCTCGGCCGCTCCGCGGCGGACGTCGCCCTGCTGCTGCAGGGGGTGGCCGGCCGGGACCCGCGCGATGAGAGCACGTCGGCCGCGCCGCCCGTCGATGCTCCGGCTCCCCTCGGCGAGCGCCTCGACGGCGTCACCGTCGCCGTCCTGACAAACTTGATGGACGCGGATGCGGCCCCGGAGATCCGGACGGCCGTCCGGCAGAGCGTGGACGTGCTGGCCGGCGCCGGCGCGCGCATTCGCGAGATCGCCGTGCCGGAGCTCGCAGGGGAGGCGCTCGAGGCGCACATGAGGATCCTGCTGCCTGAAGCGAGTTATTGCCATCGGGACTGGCTGGCGACGCGCGCCGCCGACTACACCGATGCGGTCCGCACGCGGTTAGAGGCCGGAACGCGAACGACGGCCGTCGCCTATGTCGCCGCGCTGCGGATGAGGGAACGTCTGCGCGCGCGGATCCGGGCGCTCCAACAGGAGATCGACCTCTTCGTGCTGCCCACCACGCCGATGCCGGCTCCGCCGCTCGGCGGATCCGCGTCCGCGCCGCCCGACGTCGAGGAATTGAAGGCCCGCATGCGCCGCACGGCGCCGTTCAACCTGCTCGGCACACCGGCGCTGTCGGTGCCCTGCGGCTTCTCATCCGAAGGGCTGCCGATCGCCCTCCAAATCGTGGGACGAGACTTCGAAGACGGCCTCGTGCTTCGGGCCGGACACGCGTTCCAGACGCGGACGGACTGGCACCTCCGGCGTCCCCCGGCGTCGGCTGGAGCTTGA
- a CDS encoding M28 family peptidase, whose amino-acid sequence MTGTRKNGVSLDDVLRELSVDNAYAHIVHITSQIPARLAGSPNSRRMAEYAHEAFTRAGLEARMHEFPGLVSFPEPGEVRVLAPEARTIAANTLGHSASTDGLEGDLVYVASGADSEYEGRDVRGKITLSELSYSPARHEKAYIAWKRGSTAQIMMNWGDETNSVLPFGSMKSAWGNPTPQTLASEMPDLPCVGIARTEGLRLKRLCGAGPVRVRVRARAENGWKRLTMTTAESGVSADRQFLLLGGHMDSWPGPQATDNAAGDACMLELSRAFHRVRDGLRRGLVTGFWMGHETGTMISSSRFADVGWDRLRRACVAYLQIDQPAMAGSSTWHLHSTDDIQNYVVGATREIAGEMPIHWRRQQKNGDSSFFGVGLPSLAGEMSFTDDEIKRTALANLGWWHHSIENTLDKVDKDRLALHLRVYARWMWGLLTEPVLPYEFRPIAARFVERLEQLASLDVPDIDMRGAAERAREFAHLAERLDEARGRVREQAASGGDGAADLLNRTMLRLSRLLVPVASTAVGAYGQDRYGHAWQTQMIPSLAPYPALAAYPRDSEAFQVWWVAMIRARNRVADALQEASDLVREMFAALPVR is encoded by the coding sequence GTGACAGGGACGCGGAAGAATGGGGTCTCGCTCGACGACGTGCTGCGCGAGTTGTCGGTCGACAACGCGTACGCGCACATCGTGCACATCACGAGCCAAATTCCCGCGCGGCTGGCCGGATCGCCCAACTCGCGGCGGATGGCGGAGTACGCGCATGAGGCCTTCACCCGCGCGGGACTTGAAGCCCGGATGCACGAGTTTCCCGGGCTCGTCTCGTTTCCGGAACCGGGTGAAGTGCGCGTGCTGGCGCCCGAGGCGCGGACGATCGCCGCCAACACCCTTGGCCATTCGGCCTCCACGGACGGCCTCGAGGGGGACCTGGTCTACGTTGCCTCCGGCGCCGACTCGGAGTACGAGGGCAGGGACGTGCGCGGGAAGATCACGCTGTCCGAATTGTCGTACTCGCCCGCCCGGCACGAAAAGGCGTACATCGCCTGGAAGCGCGGATCCACCGCGCAGATCATGATGAACTGGGGCGACGAGACGAACTCGGTGCTGCCGTTCGGCTCGATGAAGTCCGCGTGGGGCAACCCCACTCCGCAGACGCTGGCTTCCGAGATGCCGGATCTGCCGTGCGTCGGGATCGCCCGCACGGAGGGCCTGCGCCTCAAGCGGCTGTGCGGGGCGGGACCGGTACGCGTCCGGGTGCGCGCCCGCGCTGAGAACGGGTGGAAACGCCTGACGATGACCACCGCGGAATCCGGAGTCTCCGCGGACCGGCAGTTCCTGCTGCTCGGCGGCCACATGGACTCGTGGCCGGGTCCGCAGGCGACCGACAACGCGGCGGGCGACGCCTGCATGCTGGAACTGTCGCGGGCGTTCCACCGCGTCCGCGACGGGCTGCGCCGCGGCCTGGTCACGGGCTTCTGGATGGGCCATGAGACGGGTACGATGATCTCGTCGTCCCGTTTCGCCGACGTCGGGTGGGACCGGCTGCGCCGCGCGTGCGTCGCGTACCTCCAGATCGACCAGCCCGCGATGGCCGGCTCGTCGACGTGGCACCTCCACTCGACCGACGACATCCAGAACTACGTCGTGGGCGCCACCCGCGAGATCGCCGGCGAGATGCCGATCCACTGGCGGCGTCAGCAGAAGAACGGCGATTCCTCGTTCTTCGGCGTGGGCCTGCCTTCGCTCGCGGGAGAGATGTCCTTTACGGACGACGAGATCAAGCGGACCGCGCTCGCCAACCTCGGGTGGTGGCATCACTCGATCGAGAACACCCTCGACAAGGTGGACAAGGACCGCCTGGCGCTGCACCTCCGGGTGTACGCACGCTGGATGTGGGGCCTGCTGACCGAGCCGGTGCTCCCGTACGAGTTCCGGCCGATCGCGGCGCGCTTCGTCGAGCGGCTGGAGCAGCTCGCCTCTCTCGACGTGCCCGACATCGACATGCGGGGCGCCGCGGAGCGCGCCCGCGAGTTCGCGCATCTCGCGGAGCGGCTCGACGAGGCCCGCGGCCGGGTGCGCGAGCAGGCCGCTTCCGGCGGCGACGGCGCGGCCGACCTCCTCAACCGGACGATGCTGCGACTCTCGCGCCTGCTCGTTCCCGTCGCGTCCACCGCCGTCGGCGCCTATGGACAGGACCGGTACGGCCACGCGTGGCAGACGCAGATGATCCCGTCGCTCGCGCCGTACCCGGCGCTCGCGGCCTACCCGAGGGATTCCGAAGCGTTCCAGGTGTGGTGGGTCGCGATGATCCGCGCGCGCAATCGCGTCGCGGACGCGCTGCAAGAGGCGAGCGACCTCGTGAGGGAGATGTTCGCGGCGCTGCCCGTGCGCTGA
- a CDS encoding ABC transporter permease has product MAEPARVGLLRRLLRNRAALAGLAVIAAYVALAVGAPWLAAYDPSQNNLALRLHPPSLRHLLGNDELGRDILSRLVWGARTSLAISLGAVAFAAAVGVPLGLAAGYYGGRLDGLISGAVEVLMAFPGILLALAVVAIFGFGVFRLILAIGVYSVPTMAWLARGSTLDVAHMEYVEASRAMGGRNRRIMLRHVLPNILTPIIVQGTLRLATAVLTAATLSFLGLGVQPPEPEWGAMIASSVAYIRVAPHATVIPGIALMLVVLGFNVAGDGLSESLDPATSRLG; this is encoded by the coding sequence ATGGCTGAGCCGGCCCGCGTGGGCCTGCTTCGGCGGCTGCTTCGGAACCGCGCCGCGCTGGCAGGTCTTGCTGTGATTGCCGCGTACGTTGCGCTGGCGGTCGGGGCGCCCTGGCTGGCCGCGTACGATCCGAGCCAGAACAACCTGGCGCTGCGGCTGCATCCGCCGTCGCTCCGCCACCTCCTCGGCAACGACGAGTTGGGGCGCGACATCCTCAGCCGTTTGGTGTGGGGCGCCCGCACCTCGCTGGCGATCTCGTTGGGGGCGGTCGCCTTTGCGGCGGCGGTGGGGGTGCCGCTGGGACTGGCCGCCGGCTACTACGGCGGCCGGCTCGATGGCTTGATCAGCGGCGCGGTCGAGGTATTGATGGCGTTTCCCGGCATCCTGCTCGCCCTCGCCGTCGTCGCGATCTTTGGCTTCGGGGTCTTCCGGCTGATCCTCGCGATCGGCGTGTACTCGGTGCCGACGATGGCGTGGCTGGCCCGCGGGAGCACGCTCGACGTCGCGCACATGGAGTACGTGGAGGCAAGCCGCGCGATGGGCGGCCGGAACCGCCGGATCATGCTCCGGCACGTCCTCCCGAACATCCTGACCCCGATCATCGTGCAGGGGACGCTGCGCCTCGCCACCGCCGTGCTGACCGCGGCCACGCTGAGCTTCCTCGGCCTGGGGGTGCAGCCGCCCGAGCCAGAGTGGGGCGCGATGATCGCGTCCTCGGTCGCCTACATCCGCGTGGCGCCGCACGCAACGGTCATCCCGGGGATCGCGCTGATGCTGGTCGTGCTCGGGTTCAACGTGGCCGGCGACGGCCTGTCCGAAAGCCTGGATCCCGCGACGTCACGGCTCGGTTGA
- a CDS encoding ABC transporter permease produces the protein MGAYVVRRLLHMAPVVLVVVTLVFLMLHLIPGDPAQLMLDPSATQQEVAALRHQLGLDQPLGRQYAAFLGRLLRGSMGTSFKTGRSALADAWPSFQHTVELAAASVVFAGLAGIGLGVLAGARSRSPVSALVMVLALLGVSVPTFWLGLLLIIVFALKLDLLPAGGAGSWQALVLPTITLGSFSLGVIARITRAGVAEVMHADYVRTARAKGASERAVVLRHALRNALIPVITITSLSFGYALGGAVATETVFAWPGLGRHIVDAILARDYPAVQASLLLFAISFLIVNLLMDLAYALANPRITYG, from the coding sequence TTGGGAGCCTACGTCGTCCGCCGTCTCCTGCACATGGCCCCCGTGGTGCTGGTCGTGGTGACGCTGGTGTTTCTCATGCTGCACCTGATCCCCGGCGATCCCGCACAGTTGATGCTCGACCCGTCGGCCACGCAGCAGGAGGTCGCGGCGCTCCGCCATCAGCTCGGCCTCGACCAGCCGCTCGGCCGGCAGTACGCGGCGTTTCTCGGCCGTCTCCTGCGCGGCAGCATGGGGACGTCGTTCAAGACGGGCCGCTCCGCGCTGGCCGATGCGTGGCCGTCGTTTCAGCACACCGTCGAGCTCGCGGCGGCGAGCGTGGTGTTCGCCGGGCTGGCCGGCATCGGGCTCGGGGTGCTCGCGGGGGCGCGGTCCCGGTCGCCCGTGAGCGCGCTCGTGATGGTGCTGGCGCTGCTCGGCGTGTCCGTGCCCACCTTCTGGCTCGGCCTCCTGCTCATCATCGTGTTCGCGCTCAAGCTCGACCTGCTGCCCGCCGGCGGCGCCGGTTCCTGGCAGGCGCTCGTGCTGCCGACGATCACGCTCGGATCGTTCTCGCTCGGCGTCATCGCGCGCATCACGCGGGCCGGCGTCGCGGAAGTGATGCACGCGGACTACGTGCGGACGGCCCGCGCGAAGGGCGCCTCCGAGCGCGCCGTGGTGCTGCGGCACGCGCTGCGCAACGCGCTCATCCCGGTCATCACGATCACAAGCCTGAGCTTCGGCTACGCGCTCGGCGGCGCCGTGGCGACGGAAACCGTGTTCGCGTGGCCGGGCCTCGGCCGGCACATCGTCGACGCGATCCTGGCGCGGGACTATCCCGCCGTCCAGGCGAGTCTGCTGCTGTTCGCGATTTCCTTTCTGATCGTAAATTTGTTGATGGACCTCGCCTACGCGCTCGCCAACCCGAGAATTACGTATGGCTGA
- a CDS encoding LLM class flavin-dependent oxidoreductase: MMAAPVGFATGYEAAVGVRGMAEDVRRAEDRGYDVGFFSETNNLMRDGVSAMAAMALATRRMTLGFTQIVRLRSPVVMAQSAATLDELTGGRIVLCAGACTRGQAVHHGLPELDPPRALAEWVEAIRLLLTGDAVTYAGEVVRLNGVRLGWTPVRRRVPIWIAAMSPTGLRLAGRIGDGVLLNAVSSPEYTANAVAILREAVRAAGRSWDDFEVAQIVNCSVEDGHEAAIDAIRWEVASKFHPGKPSSQIGPRTRVGEPHIHEEDLPLLREAYERGGLEGVTRAFPASWIEGLTASGTPDEVVRRVARYREAGVTLPILRPAARRQAARLIELFAPQ; the protein is encoded by the coding sequence ATGATGGCGGCTCCGGTGGGCTTCGCAACCGGGTACGAGGCAGCGGTGGGCGTCCGCGGCATGGCCGAGGACGTCCGGCGGGCCGAGGACCGCGGCTACGACGTAGGCTTCTTCTCGGAAACCAACAACCTGATGCGCGACGGCGTCAGCGCGATGGCGGCGATGGCGCTCGCCACGCGGCGCATGACCCTCGGCTTCACCCAGATCGTCCGGCTGCGCAGTCCTGTCGTGATGGCGCAGTCCGCGGCGACGCTCGACGAGCTGACCGGCGGACGGATCGTGCTTTGCGCGGGCGCGTGCACGCGCGGCCAGGCCGTCCACCACGGGCTTCCCGAACTCGATCCGCCGCGCGCGCTCGCGGAGTGGGTCGAAGCGATCCGTTTGCTGTTGACGGGCGACGCGGTGACCTATGCGGGTGAGGTGGTGCGCCTCAATGGCGTCCGCCTCGGATGGACGCCGGTGCGCCGGCGCGTGCCGATCTGGATCGCCGCGATGAGCCCGACCGGTCTCCGGCTGGCCGGCCGGATCGGGGACGGCGTGCTGCTCAACGCCGTATCGTCGCCCGAGTACACCGCGAACGCGGTCGCGATCCTTCGCGAGGCGGTGCGGGCCGCCGGACGGTCGTGGGACGATTTCGAGGTTGCGCAGATCGTCAACTGCTCGGTCGAGGACGGCCACGAGGCCGCGATCGACGCGATCCGGTGGGAGGTCGCGAGCAAGTTCCATCCCGGGAAGCCGTCGTCGCAGATCGGGCCGCGCACGCGGGTTGGCGAGCCGCACATCCACGAGGAAGACCTGCCGCTGCTGCGTGAGGCGTACGAACGGGGCGGCCTCGAGGGCGTGACGCGGGCGTTTCCCGCGTCGTGGATCGAGGGGCTGACCGCGAGCGGGACCCCGGATGAGGTCGTCCGGCGGGTCGCGCGCTACCGCGAGGCAGGGGTTACACTGCCGATCCTCCGGCCCGCCGCCCGGCGTCAGGCGGCCAGGCTGATCGAGTTGTTCGCGCCGCAGTAG
- a CDS encoding ABC transporter substrate-binding protein: MAGKGDDPTMKRHGTLTRRELAQLLGYGAGATALGGLLSRLDPAGLAVAAARDTLTVAQTVDVPTFDPQRTLGIDAIVAVADMYDRLVYLDYDNKIKPWLATSWEASPDGRTWTFHMRGDAKFHDGTPVTSEAVKFTIERAIGPGTGASLSKTYLAAISDVQTPDARTVRLTTKEPLGPMMRNVGHQIALAILNPKVVQAHGNDLSKPVDAGGGMYRLADWKPGEELVLERNEAWWGPKPYFRRIVYKPVPDASTRSIMLEKGQADVATVLPLADVPRLKKNSAVRVIESNSIRSTFFCIQMGRPAMTDVRVRQALNYAVDVNAIITSVLNGYGRRERSILGANMEFYQPMYRFDYNAAKAKQLLTEAGVKPGTPIVIEGPQGRWPGDAEMVQAVAGYLQAVGLAPQIHLSGDWAKYNTVVAHSTDWDLYLTAWAPGNLDADGTFTAITWSKGFNNAGRYSSSAADALIVQGRSSIDPKVRAKTYDGLQALLAKDVPYLLLQTAVSFSGTRADICGVEVRGDDANLIKNAKVC, from the coding sequence GTGGCGGGAAAAGGAGACGACCCCACGATGAAGCGGCACGGCACCTTGACGCGGAGAGAGCTCGCCCAGCTGCTCGGATATGGGGCGGGAGCGACCGCGCTCGGCGGCCTCCTCAGCCGCCTCGATCCCGCCGGCCTCGCGGTGGCGGCGGCGCGGGACACCCTCACGGTCGCGCAGACGGTCGACGTTCCCACGTTCGACCCGCAGCGCACACTCGGCATCGACGCGATCGTCGCCGTCGCCGACATGTACGACCGCCTCGTCTACCTCGACTACGACAACAAGATCAAGCCGTGGCTCGCGACGTCCTGGGAGGCGTCACCCGACGGCCGCACGTGGACGTTCCACATGCGGGGCGATGCGAAGTTCCACGACGGCACGCCGGTCACATCCGAGGCCGTCAAATTCACAATCGAGCGCGCGATCGGTCCGGGGACCGGCGCCTCACTGAGCAAGACCTACCTCGCCGCGATTTCGGACGTGCAGACCCCGGACGCGCGCACGGTGCGGCTGACCACCAAAGAACCGCTCGGGCCGATGATGCGCAACGTCGGGCACCAGATCGCGCTCGCGATCCTCAACCCCAAGGTCGTGCAGGCGCACGGCAACGACCTTTCCAAGCCGGTGGACGCCGGCGGCGGCATGTACCGGCTGGCGGACTGGAAGCCCGGCGAGGAGCTCGTCCTCGAGCGCAACGAGGCGTGGTGGGGGCCCAAGCCGTACTTCCGGCGGATCGTCTACAAGCCGGTGCCCGACGCGTCCACCCGCTCCATCATGCTGGAGAAGGGACAGGCCGACGTGGCCACCGTGCTCCCCCTCGCCGACGTCCCGCGGTTGAAGAAAAACTCCGCCGTGCGCGTCATCGAGAGCAACTCGATCCGCTCCACGTTCTTTTGCATCCAGATGGGCCGCCCCGCGATGACCGACGTGCGGGTGCGCCAGGCGCTCAACTACGCGGTTGACGTGAACGCCATCATCACGTCGGTGCTGAACGGGTACGGCCGGCGCGAGCGCTCCATCCTCGGCGCGAACATGGAGTTCTACCAGCCGATGTACCGGTTCGACTACAACGCCGCCAAGGCCAAACAGCTGCTGACCGAGGCCGGGGTGAAGCCGGGGACGCCCATCGTGATCGAGGGCCCACAGGGACGCTGGCCCGGAGACGCCGAGATGGTGCAGGCGGTCGCCGGTTACCTGCAGGCGGTGGGCCTCGCCCCCCAGATCCACCTCTCCGGTGACTGGGCCAAGTACAACACCGTCGTCGCCCACAGCACGGACTGGGACCTCTACCTGACCGCGTGGGCGCCCGGCAACCTCGATGCCGACGGGACCTTCACCGCGATTACGTGGAGCAAGGGCTTCAACAACGCGGGCCGCTACTCGAGCTCCGCGGCCGACGCGCTGATCGTCCAGGGCCGCTCCAGCATCGACCCCAAGGTCCGGGCGAAGACGTACGACGGGCTGCAGGCGTTGCTCGCGAAGGACGTGCCGTACCTGCTGCTGCAGACCGCGGTCTCGTTCAGCGGCACGCGGGCGGACATCTGCGGCGTAGAGGTCCGAGGAGACGACGCCAATTTGATCAAGAACGCCAAGGTCTGCTGA
- a CDS encoding AroM family protein, whose translation MARIGMVTVGQAPRDDLVPAMSELFSHPAEILQAGVLDGLAEAEIRAFGPEPGEPGIAARLLDGTERLLSHAKIFPSVQRCVDGVRAGGAEFVVILCGADWSGIRSDVLVVNPGRVFPALITALGSGRRLGVIKPSSGQIDGARRQFAECGIDAVVTAASPYTGTRRLEDVRRAAEELKAAKVSMVWMTCVGMDEPMRRVVGEVTGVPVVLARSLLARLVDELLAAGRIPAAAR comes from the coding sequence ATGGCACGGATCGGCATGGTGACGGTCGGCCAGGCGCCTCGCGACGACCTGGTGCCGGCGATGTCGGAACTCTTCTCGCATCCGGCGGAGATTCTGCAGGCCGGTGTGCTCGACGGCCTGGCCGAGGCGGAGATTCGTGCGTTCGGGCCGGAACCGGGCGAGCCCGGGATCGCCGCGCGGCTCCTGGATGGCACGGAGCGGCTGCTGTCCCACGCCAAGATCTTCCCGAGCGTGCAGCGGTGCGTAGACGGGGTCCGGGCCGGCGGCGCCGAGTTCGTGGTCATCCTGTGCGGGGCAGACTGGAGTGGCATTCGCTCCGACGTGCTGGTCGTCAATCCCGGGCGCGTGTTTCCCGCTCTGATCACGGCGCTCGGTTCCGGACGGCGCCTCGGTGTGATCAAGCCATCGTCCGGACAGATTGACGGCGCCCGCCGCCAGTTCGCCGAGTGCGGTATCGACGCGGTCGTCACGGCGGCATCGCCCTACACCGGCACGCGCCGTCTCGAGGACGTCCGGAGGGCCGCGGAAGAGCTGAAGGCGGCGAAGGTCTCGATGGTGTGGATGACGTGCGTCGGGATGGACGAGCCGATGCGGCGGGTAGTCGGCGAGGTAACGGGGGTGCCGGTCGTGCTCGCACGGTCGCTGCTGGCGCGCCTCGTCGACGAGCTGCTGGCCGCGGGGCGCATCCCGGCCGCGGCGCGTTAG
- a CDS encoding amidohydrolase family protein: protein MIPTDLLAIDVHVHPMSAEARGVFGDELASMAKYFSREIPTVSMDELADQYRSRKMMAVLLGMDTSTASGKPPVPNDHIAAAVRAHPDVFVGFAGVDPWKGASAVDEARRARETLGLRGLKLHPGLQKFAPNDERFSPLWAAAAEMGLVCLFHSGTMGSGAGEPGGGGYKLKYVNPMLVDDVAADFPSLQIILAHPGWPWQAEQLAMARHKANVFIDLSGWSPKYFPAELVEQMNGPLQNKCLFGSDWPFLTPERWMSDFATLAVKDAVRPKVLRDNAQRLLLQ from the coding sequence ATGATCCCAACCGACCTGCTGGCGATCGACGTCCACGTCCATCCGATGAGCGCGGAGGCGCGCGGCGTCTTCGGCGACGAACTCGCGTCGATGGCCAAGTATTTCAGCCGCGAGATCCCGACGGTCTCGATGGACGAACTCGCGGATCAGTACCGGTCGCGCAAGATGATGGCCGTGCTGCTCGGGATGGACACGTCGACCGCGTCGGGGAAGCCGCCCGTCCCGAACGACCACATCGCCGCCGCGGTGCGCGCCCACCCCGACGTCTTTGTCGGCTTTGCCGGCGTCGATCCGTGGAAGGGGGCGTCCGCCGTCGACGAAGCGCGGCGGGCCCGCGAAACGCTGGGCCTGCGTGGGCTGAAACTGCATCCCGGTCTGCAGAAATTCGCACCGAACGACGAGCGGTTCTCTCCGCTGTGGGCGGCCGCCGCGGAGATGGGCCTCGTCTGTCTCTTTCACTCCGGGACGATGGGCAGCGGCGCGGGCGAGCCGGGCGGCGGGGGCTACAAGCTCAAGTACGTGAACCCGATGCTGGTGGACGACGTGGCCGCGGATTTTCCGTCTCTCCAGATCATCCTCGCGCACCCCGGCTGGCCGTGGCAGGCGGAGCAGCTGGCGATGGCGCGCCACAAAGCCAATGTCTTCATCGATCTGTCCGGCTGGTCGCCCAAGTATTTCCCCGCGGAGCTCGTCGAGCAGATGAACGGCCCGCTCCAGAACAAGTGCCTCTTCGGCTCGGACTGGCCGTTTCTCACGCCGGAGCGCTGGATGTCCGACTTTGCGACGCTCGCGGTGAAAGACGCGGTGCGGCCGAAAGTGCTGCGCGACAACGCGCAGCGCCTGCTGCTACAGTGA
- a CDS encoding aldehyde dehydrogenase family protein, translating to MRALLDKLHLSDVNPGACTGPDGWLNDPRGKALVSYNPATGEPIAQVIQATAATYDAVVQSAGETFRTWRATPAPVRGQIVRDLGNALREAKEPLGELVSLETGKIKVEGMGEVQEMIDICDFAAGLSRQLYGVTTQSERAGHRMYEQWHPLGVVGIITAFNFPCAVWSWNSAIAAACGDTMVWKPASAVPLTALAVQQITNRVSADHGVRGVFNVVVGSGEDVGERMLNDARLPLISFTGSVKMGRHAAETVAGRLGRTILELGGNNGIIVTEDADLDLAVRAIVFGAVGTAGQRCTSTRRIIMQRGIAPALTRRLIKAYEQVTIGNPLEDGILMGPLVNEAAVDAMMAALDTVKAQGGDVLFGGTRLPEKGRCFAAPTLVRMPRQTPIVLEETFAPILYLIEYETLDEAIALHNEVPQGLSSAIFSTNLLTVERFLSTVGSDCGMANVNVGTSGAEIGLGFGGEKETGGGREAGSDAWKGYMRRQSNVINWSRELPLAQGIKFGE from the coding sequence ATGAGGGCCTTGCTGGACAAGCTCCACCTCAGCGACGTGAACCCCGGTGCGTGCACCGGCCCGGACGGCTGGCTCAACGACCCCCGCGGCAAGGCGCTCGTCTCGTACAACCCGGCCACCGGCGAACCGATCGCCCAGGTGATCCAGGCCACCGCGGCAACCTACGACGCGGTCGTGCAGTCCGCGGGCGAAACCTTCCGCACCTGGCGCGCGACGCCCGCCCCGGTGCGGGGACAGATCGTCCGCGACCTCGGCAACGCGCTGCGCGAGGCCAAGGAACCGCTCGGCGAATTGGTGTCGCTCGAGACGGGCAAGATCAAGGTCGAAGGCATGGGCGAGGTCCAGGAGATGATCGATATCTGCGACTTCGCCGCCGGGCTGTCGCGACAGCTCTACGGGGTGACCACCCAGTCGGAACGCGCCGGGCACCGGATGTACGAGCAGTGGCACCCGCTCGGCGTCGTCGGCATCATCACCGCCTTCAACTTCCCGTGCGCGGTGTGGTCGTGGAACTCGGCGATCGCCGCGGCGTGCGGCGACACCATGGTCTGGAAGCCCGCCTCAGCCGTTCCCCTGACCGCCCTCGCGGTCCAGCAGATCACGAACCGGGTCTCCGCCGACCACGGCGTGCGCGGGGTGTTCAACGTCGTCGTCGGCAGCGGCGAAGACGTCGGCGAGCGCATGCTCAACGACGCCCGCCTCCCCCTGATCTCGTTTACCGGCTCGGTGAAGATGGGCCGGCACGCCGCGGAGACCGTGGCCGGGCGCCTCGGACGCACGATCCTGGAACTGGGCGGCAACAACGGCATCATTGTGACCGAGGACGCCGATCTCGACCTGGCGGTGCGGGCCATCGTCTTCGGCGCGGTCGGCACCGCGGGCCAGCGGTGCACGTCCACCCGCCGCATCATCATGCAGCGCGGCATCGCCCCCGCCCTCACGCGCCGGCTGATCAAGGCGTACGAACAGGTGACGATCGGCAATCCGCTCGAGGATGGGATCCTGATGGGGCCGCTGGTGAACGAAGCGGCCGTCGACGCCATGATGGCGGCCCTCGACACGGTCAAGGCCCAGGGCGGGGACGTGCTGTTCGGCGGCACTCGCCTGCCGGAGAAGGGCCGCTGCTTCGCCGCCCCCACGCTCGTGCGGATGCCGCGGCAGACGCCCATCGTACTCGAAGAGACGTTCGCGCCGATTCTCTACCTCATCGAGTACGAGACGCTCGACGAGGCGATCGCCCTGCACAACGAGGTGCCGCAGGGACTGTCGAGCGCGATCTTCTCCACGAACCTCCTGACGGTCGAGCGGTTCCTCTCGACCGTGGGCTCGGACTGCGGGATGGCCAACGTCAACGTGGGGACCAGCGGGGCGGAGATCGGCCTCGGGTTCGGCGGCGAGAAGGAGACGGGCGGCGGCCGCGAGGCGGGGTCGGACGCCTGGAAAGGCTACATGCGGCGGCAGTCCAACGTGATCAACTGGTCGCGGGAGCTGCCGCTGGCGCAAGGCATCAAGTTCGGGGAGTAA